CGGTGCTGATGCCGGTTCCCCTGCTGGGGCGGGGGTCCCGGGGCGGGGTCCCGGTGCTGATGTCAGTTCCTCAGCCGGGATGGGCGCCGGGGTGGGGGTCCCGGGGCAGGGTCCCGGTGCTGATGCCGGTTCCCCAGCCGGGGTGGGGGTCCCGGGGCGGGGTCCCGGTGCTGATGCCGGTTCCCCTGCTGGGGCGGGGGTCCCGGGGCGGGGTCCCGGTGCTGATGCCGGTTCCCCTGCTGGGGCGGGGGTCCCGGGGCGGGGTCCCGGTGCTGATGCCGGTTCCCCTGCTGGGGCGGGGGTCCCGGGGCAGGGTCCCGGTGCTGATGCCGGTTCCCCAGCCGGGGTGGGGGTCCCGGGGCGGGGTCCCGGTGCTGATGCCGGTTCCCCTGCTGGGGCGGGGGTCCCGGGGCAGGGTCCCGGTGCTGATGCCGGTTCCCCAGCCGGGGTGGGGGTCCCGGGGCGGGGTCCCGGTGCTGATGCCGGTTCCCCTGCTGGGGCGGGGGTCCCGGGGCGGGGTCCCGGTGCTGATGCCGGTTCCCCAGCCGTGGTGGGcgccggggtggggggcgcgGCCGCTGCCCACTTCCTCCGGCAGCGCTTCGGGCGCGGCGCGCGGCTGGCGGTGCTGGAGcgcgcggcgccgggcgggcgcGTGGCCACGGTGCGGCTGGAGGGCGCCGGGTACGAGGCGGGGGGCGCCGTCCTGCACCCCCTCAACCTGCACATGAAGCGCTTCGTCAGCGACCTGGGTGAGCggggacacccccccacccccacccccccatacACCACCACacccccccggggggggggcgtCCCGCAGAGAGTgagcccccctcccctccctccccggtGTCACCCCCCTCATCCTGCCCCGGGGGCTCCCCCCAAATCCCCCCCGTGTCCTTCCCCAGTGTCTCCCCCCAAATCCTGCCCCAGTGTCTCCCCCCAAATCCTCCCCCGATATCCCCCAAATCCTCCCCAATATCTCCCCCCAAATCATGTCCCAATATCCCCCAATCCATCCCAGTGTTGTCCCCCAATATCCCCCAATCCTCCCCGATGTCTCCCCAAAATCGTCCCCCAATATCCCCCCAAATCCTTCCTCAATGTCTCCCCCCAATCCTCCCCAATATCCCCCCCAAACCCTTCCCCAATGTCTCCCCTATAACTCCCCCAAATCGTCCCCACTATCCCCCAATCCTCCCCAATGTCTCCCCAAAATCGTCCCCCAATATCCCCCCAAATCCTTCCCCAGTCTCCCCCCAACATCCCCCCAAATCCTTCCCCAGTCTCCCCCCATTATCCCCCAATCCTCCCCAATGTCTCCCCAAAATCGTCCCCCAACATCCCCCCAAATCCTTCCCCAATGTCTCCCCCCAATACCCCCCAATCCTCCCCAATATCCCCCCCAAAATCCTTCCCCAATGTCTCCCCCTATAACTCCCCCAAATCATCCCCCGCTGTCCCCTAATCCTTCCCAATGTCTCCACCAAAATCATCCCCCAGTGTCTCCCCCAAATCCCCCTCAATGTCTCCCCCCAAATCATCTCCCAGTATCCCCCCAATCTTTCCCAATGGCTCCCCCCAATATCCCCCCCAATCCTTCCCCAATGTTTTCCCCTAAATCCTTCCCCAGTGTCTCCCCCCAAATCCTCCCCAATATCCCCCCCAAATCCTCCCCCAATATGAGCCCCCACATCCACCCCTTTAtccttccccagcatcccccccccccaaatccccccAGCCCAAGcaaacacccccacccccgggtGATGCAGGAACCCCATCAGAAGGGTCCAAAGGTCCCTGCAATTAGCCAGGGCTAATTAACCCCCTCCCACCCCTTGGGGTGCAATTCCCAAGGGCTCCCCCTTACCTGAGGGGGGCTAGCTTGGGGGGGTCAAAACCccgacgggggggggggggggcaaaacATCGGGGGGGTGGTGGGCAAAACCTGGACGGGTGGGTCAAAACCTGGATGTGGGGGGGAAACCTCGATGGGGGGCTGAAAACCTCGACGGAGGAGGGGGTGAAAACCTCgacggggtggggggggcaaAAGCTCAACGGAGGGGGGGGTCAAAACCACGACAGGGGAGGGGGCAAAAGCTCCATGGGGGGGTGTCAAAACCTCGGCGGGGTGAAAATCGCAGGCGTCAAGCTCTCCCTTTGATGAAATTCCCTTTTCCCCCCGTTTTTCCCTGCAGGGCTCTCGGCCgccccggcgcggggggggctGATGGGCATTTACGACGGGGAGGGGATGGTGTTCGAGGAGAGCAGCTGGTACCCCCCTGACCCTGCTGCGGCTGCTCTGGCGCTACGGGCTCGGCCCCCTGCGCGCCCACCTCTGGGTGGAGGGCATCCTCGACAGCTTCATGCGGTACGGCAGGACCCTCGCCGGGAtggggcggcgggaggggggggaaaggtGGGAAACCCCCTGCGGGGCTGGTAGGAGAAAAATAATGGGGGAAGGCATCCCGTCGCCCTTGGTGGTGGCTGCCCTCGCTCTGCTGCTCGGTGGTTTTATATGGGAAAGAGACGCGGgtgtggagagagagagacgCGGGTGCGGAAAGGGAGAGACGCGGGTGCGGAGAGGGAGAGATGCGGGTGCGAAGAGGGAGAGACGCGGGTGCGGAGAGGGAGAGACGCGGGTGCGGAAAGGGAGAGACGCGGGTGCGGAAAGGGAGAGACGCGGGTGCGGAGAGGGAGAGACGCGGGTGCGAAGAGGGAGAGACGCGGGTGCGGAGAGGGAGAGACGCGGGTGCGAAGAGGGAGAGATGCGGGTGCGAAGAGGGAGAGACGCGGGTGCGGAGAGGGAGAGACGCGGGTGCGAAGAGGGAGAGACGCGGGTGCGGAGAGGGAGAGACGCGGGTGCGGAAAGGGAGAGACGCGGGTGCGGAAAGGGAGAGACGCGGGTGCGGAGAGAGAGACGCGGGTGCGAAGAGGGAGAGACGCGGGTGCGGGGAAAGGGAGAGACGCGGGTGCGGGGAAAGGGAGAGACGCGGGTGCGGGGAAAGGGAGAGACGCGGGTGCGGGAAGGGAGAGACGCGGGTGCGGAGAGAGAGAGACGCGGGTGCGGAAAGGGAGGGACGCGGGTGCGGAAAGAGAGAGACGCGGGTGCGGGGAAAGGGAGAGACGCGGGTGCGGGGAAAGGGAGAGACGCGGGTgcgggggaaagggagagacgCGGGTGCGGAAAGGGAGAGACGCGGGTGCGGAGAGAGAGAGACGCGGGTGCGGAAAGGGAGAGACGCGGGTGCGGAAAGGGAGAGACGCGGGTGCGGGAAAAGGGAGACGCGGGGTGCGGGGAAAGGGAGAGACGCGGGTGCGGGGAAAGGGAGAGACGCGGGTGCGGGGAAAGGGAGAGACGCGGGTGCGGGGAAAGGGAGAGACGCGGGTGCGGGGAAAGGGAGAGACGCGGGTGCGGAGAGGGAGAGACGCGGGTGCGGAAAGGGAGAGACGCGGGTGCGGAGAGAGAGAGACGCGGGTGCGGAAAGGGAGAGACGCGGGTACGGAGAGGGAGAGACGCGGGTGCGGAAAGGGAGAGACGCGGGTGCGGAGAGAGAGAGACGCGGGTGCGGAAAGGGAGAGACGCGGGTGTGGAAAGAGAGACACGCGGGTGCGGAGAGAGATGCAGGTACGTGCCATCGCCTCGAGCAGCGagcccaggaggctgcgctgGGAGCAGGGATCAGGTGTGGGATGCGCCATCGGTCTGTGCTATGGAAAATTAAATCCCAACTGCGCCCAAAAGTGCTTTCTTTGGAAAACCGGGTACATGAAGAAGGGGACCAGGTCTACCCAGGCAGGTGCCGCTTGCCTGGCAGGAGGCGGCTCCCGGGACCCGTGCGGCGAGACCGGCCACAGCTTCCCGGGATGAAGGAGATACCGACCGGTGGCCAAACGCCTGTTCCTTATCTCCGGTTAAGGATCTACCGCTACCAGATGCACGAGTTCGCCTTCAGCAGCACCGAGCACCTGCTGCGCGCCCTGGGCGGCAGCGCCTTCACCCGCCTGCTGAACCAGACCACGGAGGAAGCCCTGCGGAACGCCGGCTTCTCCCAGCGGTTCATCAACGAGGTGGTGGGTCCGGTGATGAGAGTCAACTACGGGCAAGGTGTCAACATCAACGCTTTTGTAGGTGAGCCTCGTAGGTGCGCCCCCCGTTGCGGCCGTCCCGACATCGCGCTCATCCCGGGGACCTCGTGCTCGTCCCCAGGGACCTTGTGCTCGTCCCCAGGGATCTTGTGCTTGTCACAGGACCTTGTGCTCGTCCAGGGACCTCGTGCTTGTCTGGGGTCCTTGTGCTCGTCCCAGGGACCTCGTGGCCATCCTGGGATCTCGTGCTCATCCCTGGGGACCTTGCGGCCATCCCAGAACCTCAGGCTCATCCCAGAACCTCGTGCTCGTCCCAGGGACTTTGTCCCCGCGACCTTGTGCTCATCCCCAGGGACGTCATGCTCGTCCAGGGATCTCATGCTCATCCCTGAGGACCTCATGCTTGTCTGGGGTCCGTGTGCTCATCCCGGGGACCTCATGCTTGTCCCAGAACCTCGTGCTTATCCTGAGACCTTGTGGCCATCCTAGGACCTTGTGCTCATCCCTGGGGACTTTGTGGCCATCCCAGGACCTCATACTCATCCCAGGGACCTCCCCCCTCGTCCCTGGGGACCTCACACTCATCCCAGGACCTCACACTTGTCCCCGGGGTCCTCGTGCTCATCCCCGGTGCAGCGGCAGCTCCCACCCTGGGACAACCGCCTTGCTCCCACAAATTGTTGGCTGATGCCACCTGCTTACCCCTGGCTTCAGCGAGCTCTGTGCCCCCAGGGGGGTGGGTTTTCCCCCTCATTTCCCACTTTTTGTTTCCTGCGCTCCCCTAAAAACCCCTCTGACGAGCATCGTTTCCTCGTAGGTGCCGTTTCTCTGGCGGGGGCAGAATCAGGCCTTTGGTCGGTAAAAGGGGGGGAACAACCTCGTCTGCTCTGGGCTCATCTCCGCCTCCAAAGCCGAAGTTATTCCCGGCACGGTTTTGTCTATAGAGCCAAAAACCAGACTCGGACCCAGGGGTGAGTGGGGTTCGGTGTCCCCGCGGTGGGGCAGGGAGTGACCGTGGTCTCCCATCACCGCTCGGTTGCAGCCCTTGGCGGACCGAAGCTGCCCAGCCGGGGGCTTCCTCGGTCATTTTAAGATGAAAACCGGGCTCTGCGCAACGCTCAAAACCTCCGCCGAGCTGGCGGTAGGTTATGAAGCCAGATGAGCTCGCAGCGAGGCGTAATTAGCCAAAAGGGGATGGTATTTTGAAAGCTCGGTGTTCATTAGCGGGACAAACGGGAGCGGGATGTCCCGCTCCATGGGATGACTGAGCTTTCCTCGCCAGGGGACCCGGTGACGCTCTACCAGGTGACTTACAACACGACGTTGGGGCTCACGGGGGACACGTACGACATCGTCGTCATCGCCGCTCCGCTGGGCCGCCAAATGGCCAACATCACCTTCAAGAACTTTGACCCTCCTATCCCGGAGTTCCCAAATCCTTACCACCAGACCGTCGCCACGTTCGTGCACGGACGATTAAACACCTCCTTCTTTGGCTACCAGGACCCAGACTCTTTTCATTTGGGTGCCATCTTCACCATGGACAACCCCAAGCTCTTCATCAACAGCCTGGGAGTGGTGTCTCCCGTGGGCAACGCGGGCAACGAGGAAAAGCTTCCCACCCAGCTGGCTGTCTGGAAGGTGTTCTCCAAGGAGGTCCTCACCAAAGAGCAGCTCaacttgcttttctcctcctaCGACTCCATCAAAGTGAAGAAATGGTTGGCATACCCCCGCTACAGCCCCCCCGAAAAATGTCCACCCATCATCTTGCACGACAACCTCTACTACTTGAATGGCATCGAGCGGGGCGGCCAGCGCCATGGAGATGAGCGCCATCGCCGCCAAAAACGCCGCCCTGCTCGCTTATCACCGCTGGTACGGGAACACCCACAAGATCGACCAGGAGGATTTGCACGACAAGTTGAAAACGGAGCTGTGAGCCCCGCGCAGCTGACGGCCAACTGCTCGCTGCGACCTCTGGAGATACTCATCGCCTACTCTTTAGCCACTACGACAGGTAACGGGCGAGGAACGCCTTGCTTGGCCCCCAAGAGGAGACCACCAGTCGACTCCAGACCGGAGCACCAGCCGAGAGGCAGATTTCCCAAGCCAGCTGGCTCTTCCTCAAGGAACTCCTGGATCTACCCCTCGGTGACATCGAAGCAGCGGTTTGCAACACTGCAGTGACCCCAGCAGTGCCCTTGGTGGGATGGAGCCCGCCACGCTCAGGATCCGCATCAC
Above is a genomic segment from Falco biarmicus isolate bFalBia1 chromosome 18, bFalBia1.pri, whole genome shotgun sequence containing:
- the PCYOX1 gene encoding LOW QUALITY PROTEIN: prenylcysteine oxidase 1 (The sequence of the model RefSeq protein was modified relative to this genomic sequence to represent the inferred CDS: deleted 3 bases in 3 codons); this encodes MPALRLLLLLAALCPPAPGRPPQRDPPRNIAVVGAGVGGAAAAHFLRQRFGRGARLAVLERAAPGGRVATVRLEGAGYEAGGAVLHPLNLHMKRFVSDLGLSAAPARGGLMGIYDGEGMVFEESSWYPLTLLRLLWRYGLGPLRAHLWVEGILDSFMRIYRYQMHEFAFSSTEHLLRALGGSAFTRLLNQTTEEALRNAGFSQRFINEVVGPVMRVNYGQGVNINAFVGAVSLAGAESGLWSVKGGNNLVCSGLISASKAEVIPGTVLSIEPKTRLGPRGDPVTLYQVTYNTTLGLTGDTYDIVVIAAPLGRQMANITFKNFDPPIPEFPNPYHQTVATFVHGRLNTSFFGYQDPDSFHLGAIFTMDNPKLFINSLGVVSPVGNAGNEEKLPTQLAVWKVFSKEVLTKEQLNLLFSSYDSIKVKKWLAYPRYSPPEKCPPIILHDNLYYLNGIEGAASAMEMSAIAAKNAALLAYHRWYGNTHKIDQEDLHDKLKTEL